A genome region from Wielerella bovis includes the following:
- a CDS encoding phosphoribosylaminoimidazolesuccinocarboxamide synthase produces the protein MTELSLKKIYSGKVRDLYEVDAKSMLIVASDRLSAFDVILNEPIVGKGEILTQISNFWFNKLAHIMPNHFTGQTVFDVLPEHEAKIMEKRAVVAKRLQAVKIEAVVRGYLSGSGWKEYQKSGTICGIKLPENLREAEKLPEVIFTPSTKAEVGDHDENISFEQACEIIGQDLAEQVRAKAIQLYIEAADFALTRGIIIADTKFEFGLDEEGVLTLMDEVLTPDSSRFWAVETYEVGKNPPSFDKQFVRDWLEQSGWDKQPPAPKVPDDVLMKTVAKYQEALDILTK, from the coding sequence ATGACCGAATTATCTTTAAAAAAAATCTATTCTGGCAAAGTACGTGATTTGTATGAAGTTGATGCAAAAAGCATGCTGATTGTGGCGAGCGACCGCCTGTCTGCATTTGATGTGATTTTGAATGAACCTATTGTTGGTAAAGGCGAAATTTTGACACAAATTTCCAATTTTTGGTTTAACAAATTGGCACACATTATGCCCAATCATTTTACAGGGCAAACTGTGTTTGATGTATTGCCTGAACATGAAGCCAAAATAATGGAAAAACGCGCCGTAGTCGCTAAACGCTTGCAAGCTGTGAAAATTGAAGCGGTTGTGCGTGGTTATTTGAGCGGAAGTGGTTGGAAAGAATACCAAAAATCAGGCACTATTTGTGGTATTAAGCTGCCCGAAAATTTACGCGAAGCAGAAAAATTACCCGAAGTGATTTTTACGCCTTCAACCAAAGCCGAAGTGGGCGACCATGATGAAAATATTTCTTTTGAACAAGCGTGTGAAATCATTGGTCAAGATTTGGCAGAACAAGTGCGTGCCAAAGCCATTCAGCTCTACATTGAAGCAGCAGATTTTGCGCTGACTCGTGGCATTATCATCGCTGATACGAAATTTGAATTTGGTTTAGATGAAGAGGGTGTTTTAACATTAATGGACGAGGTTTTAACGCCTGATTCTAGCCGTTTTTGGGCGGTAGAAACCTATGAAGTAGGCAAAAATCCCCCCTCTTTTGATAAACAGTTTGTGCGTGATTGGTTGGAACAAAGTGGTTGGGATAAACAGCCACCTGCACCAAAAGTACCAGATGATGTATTGATGAAAACCGTTGCTAAATATCAAGAAGCATTGGATATTTTAACGAAATAA
- the cysE gene encoding serine O-acetyltransferase, translated as MNTITETEMWQAIRAEASRAATEEPMLASFLHLTVLRHESLARVLAFHLSSKLSSSTMDARALYETFLRVLEQDPEIVAACVADIAACYDRDPACDQYSLPLLYFKGFHAIQSHRINHWLWQNERKTLAYFLQNRASEVFGVDIHPAARFGRGIMFDHGTGIVIGETAVLGNDISLLHGVTLGGSGKESGDRHPKIGDGVMIGANASVLGNIRVGQCAKIGAGSVVVRNVEPQTTVVGVPAKAVGLSRNVPADDMDQSLMVDDYTFAI; from the coding sequence ATGAATACCATTACAGAAACCGAAATGTGGCAAGCCATTCGCGCGGAAGCCAGTCGTGCTGCCACCGAAGAACCCATGTTGGCCAGCTTTTTACATTTAACCGTATTGCGACATGAAAGTTTGGCACGCGTATTGGCATTTCATCTATCTAGCAAATTATCCAGCAGTACAATGGATGCGCGCGCTTTATACGAAACCTTTCTTCGTGTATTAGAACAAGACCCTGAAATTGTCGCAGCTTGCGTTGCCGACATTGCCGCATGCTACGACCGCGACCCTGCATGCGACCAATATTCTTTACCACTGTTGTATTTCAAAGGCTTCCATGCCATTCAATCGCATCGCATCAACCATTGGCTATGGCAAAACGAACGAAAAACATTGGCATATTTCTTACAAAATCGCGCATCAGAAGTGTTTGGCGTGGACATTCATCCTGCTGCACGTTTTGGGCGCGGCATCATGTTTGACCATGGAACAGGTATCGTAATTGGTGAAACCGCTGTTTTGGGCAACGATATTTCTTTATTGCATGGCGTAACACTCGGTGGTTCGGGTAAAGAAAGCGGCGACCGCCATCCCAAAATTGGCGATGGTGTCATGATTGGGGCGAACGCATCAGTATTGGGCAATATCCGTGTGGGACAATGTGCAAAAATTGGTGCAGGCAGCGTAGTCGTGCGCAATGTAGAACCGCAAACAACTGTAGTAGGCGTACCAGCCAAAGCAGTTGGTTTGTCACGAAATGTTCCTGCTGACGATATGGATCAATCTTTAATGGTTGATGATTATACTTTTGCTATCTAA
- the ftsZ gene encoding cell division protein FtsZ, which translates to MNNPVYNFVESTSSPAIIKVIGVGGGGCNAINNMIDNPIQGVEYISANTDAQSLANNTAPTKVQLGASLTRGLGAGANPDVGRDAALEDREAISQVISGADMLFITTGMGGGTGTGAAPVIAEIAKEMGILTVAVVTRPFKHEGKRAVVAQKGIEVLKQQVDSLIVVPNDKLLTALGKGVTVKEAFRAANNVLRNGVAGISEIVTCPGLINLDFADVKNMMSITGMAMMGIGESKGSDRARIAVEQAISSPLLDDVSLSGARGVLVNITTAPDCFILDEYEEIMAVVNEYASPDAELKFGTAEDANMPEDAIRITIIATGLKENESLALQRASSMRATTIDPVYNNDVGSVIRSGRGSRNVNLTAADFSSQSVIDDFETPAVLRRGIQLD; encoded by the coding sequence ATGAACAATCCCGTTTACAATTTCGTGGAATCCACTTCTAGCCCTGCAATTATTAAAGTCATTGGTGTGGGTGGTGGTGGCTGCAATGCCATCAACAATATGATTGATAATCCCATTCAAGGTGTAGAATACATCAGCGCCAATACTGATGCACAATCATTAGCAAACAATACTGCTCCAACCAAAGTTCAATTAGGTGCGAGCTTAACGCGTGGTTTGGGTGCAGGTGCCAATCCCGATGTAGGTCGTGATGCTGCTTTGGAAGACCGTGAAGCTATTTCACAAGTGATTAGCGGTGCAGACATGTTGTTTATTACTACCGGTATGGGTGGTGGCACAGGTACAGGTGCAGCTCCTGTTATTGCCGAAATCGCCAAAGAAATGGGCATTTTGACCGTTGCTGTGGTTACGCGTCCATTCAAACACGAAGGTAAACGTGCTGTTGTGGCACAAAAAGGTATTGAAGTATTAAAACAACAAGTAGATTCACTAATTGTTGTACCAAATGATAAGTTATTGACAGCATTAGGTAAAGGCGTAACTGTAAAAGAAGCATTCCGTGCAGCCAACAATGTATTGCGTAATGGTGTTGCAGGTATTTCTGAAATCGTAACCTGTCCAGGTTTAATTAACTTGGACTTTGCCGATGTGAAAAATATGATGAGCATCACAGGTATGGCAATGATGGGGATTGGCGAATCCAAAGGTTCAGACCGCGCTCGCATTGCCGTAGAACAGGCAATTTCCAGCCCATTGTTGGATGATGTAAGTTTGAGCGGTGCGCGCGGCGTATTAGTGAATATCACAACCGCACCCGATTGCTTTATTTTGGACGAATACGAAGAAATCATGGCTGTAGTCAATGAATACGCTTCGCCCGATGCTGAATTGAAATTTGGTACAGCGGAAGATGCCAATATGCCAGAAGATGCTATTCGCATTACTATTATTGCTACTGGTTTAAAAGAGAATGAATCTTTGGCATTACAACGCGCAAGCAGCATGCGTGCTACAACTATTGACCCTGTTTACAATAATGATGTAGGAAGTGTGATTCGTTCAGGTCGTGGTTCGCGCAATGTCAATTTAACCGCTGCTGATTTTTCCAGCCAATCAGTTATTGATGATTTTGAAACTCCTGCTGTTCTACGTCGCGGTATTCAATTAGATTAA
- the ftsA gene encoding cell division protein FtsA: MAENKQYVSALDVGTSKVIALIGEVVNDDINIVGMGLAESRGLKAGMVTNIDATAQAIQQAMSEAERMAECKIKSVVTGISGNHIRSLNSQGVVKIKDGEVSKADIDRAKDTAKAVNIPPDHQILHTVVQEYIIDNQPGVREPIGMSGVRLDTRVHIITGAVTALQNVQKCIERCSLKVDNIMLQPLVSADAVLTEDEKELGVVVVDIGGGTTDIAVYTNGAIRHTAVIPIAGDLITRDLAQALRTPYSAAERIKVFHGAALANLDDLDEMVEVPSVGDRLPRQISRRTLASVIGPRVEEIFELTLNELRRAGFPEEVLTSGVVLTGGASLLRGVVELAEDVFNLPARIGVPQEMGTLSERVRNPRYATVIGLLHAAKERAKQTGTSAGTMTRRTPENTTIVQSVSATESAYHHTDIDENDEIRDVLDDGSLSLPEPKPRKPSIFSKVSSWMKNNL; encoded by the coding sequence ATGGCTGAGAATAAGCAATATGTTAGCGCATTAGACGTTGGCACATCCAAAGTCATTGCACTGATTGGAGAAGTGGTCAATGATGACATCAACATTGTCGGCATGGGTCTAGCAGAATCTCGCGGACTCAAAGCGGGCATGGTTACCAATATTGATGCAACTGCCCAAGCCATTCAACAAGCCATGAGCGAAGCTGAGCGCATGGCTGAATGTAAAATTAAAAGTGTGGTAACGGGCATTTCTGGCAATCATATACGCAGCCTGAATTCACAAGGCGTAGTTAAAATTAAAGATGGCGAAGTCAGCAAAGCTGATATTGACCGCGCCAAAGATACTGCCAAAGCGGTAAACATTCCGCCTGACCATCAAATTTTGCATACCGTTGTTCAAGAATATATTATTGATAATCAACCAGGTGTACGCGAACCGATTGGCATGAGTGGCGTACGTTTGGATACGCGTGTTCACATCATTACAGGTGCGGTAACAGCTTTGCAAAATGTGCAAAAATGTATTGAGCGATGCAGCCTGAAAGTAGACAATATCATGTTGCAACCTTTGGTTTCCGCTGATGCAGTTTTAACCGAAGATGAAAAAGAATTAGGCGTTGTCGTGGTGGATATTGGTGGCGGTACAACCGATATTGCTGTATATACCAATGGCGCGATTCGTCATACTGCTGTTATCCCAATTGCAGGTGATTTGATTACACGCGACTTAGCCCAAGCCCTGCGCACACCATACAGTGCAGCAGAGCGAATCAAAGTCTTTCATGGTGCAGCTTTGGCAAACTTGGATGATTTAGATGAAATGGTGGAAGTGCCCAGTGTTGGCGACCGTTTACCACGCCAAATTTCGCGTCGAACATTGGCTAGCGTGATTGGTCCGCGCGTAGAAGAGATTTTTGAATTAACACTAAATGAATTACGTCGCGCAGGTTTCCCTGAAGAAGTTTTGACTTCTGGCGTAGTGCTGACAGGTGGTGCATCTTTATTACGTGGCGTAGTTGAATTAGCAGAAGATGTATTCAATTTACCTGCACGAATTGGCGTGCCCCAAGAAATGGGAACCTTATCGGAACGTGTCCGCAATCCCCGTTATGCAACTGTTATTGGTTTGTTACATGCAGCCAAAGAGCGTGCGAAACAAACTGGTACAAGTGCGGGTACAATGACGCGTCGTACACCAGAAAATACAACTATCGTACAATCTGTTTCTGCAACTGAATCCGCCTATCATCATACCGATATAGATGAAAATGATGAAATTCGAGATGTGCTGGACGATGGTTCTTTAAGTCTACCTGAACCTAAACCACGCAAACCCAGCATTTTCAGTAAAGTTAGCAGTTGGATGAAAAATAACCTGTAA
- a CDS encoding cell division protein FtsQ/DivIB: MPYFQIAAITIVNDNGSDKLDYASKQRIFDSVKPHLTGSFFMVNVHEAKRAAESTGWVRHARIDRIPPSLIKITVSEYEPAARWIREGHQAGLISADGTVFQAAYQGELPEFDGDIRHHKLMLEQYKVFSTRLKSLRLKILRLQYSPHASWTMMLNNGIELRLGKDNVHARLNRFVEAYPSILSPQAASLDYVDMRYSDAFATRLRSDIPKPNSANESEKINTPTKRKTR; the protein is encoded by the coding sequence ATGCCTTATTTCCAAATTGCCGCCATTACCATTGTGAACGATAATGGTAGCGACAAATTGGACTATGCCAGCAAACAGCGTATTTTTGATTCCGTTAAACCGCATCTCACAGGTAGTTTTTTCATGGTCAATGTACATGAAGCTAAACGTGCTGCCGAGAGTACAGGTTGGGTTCGACATGCGCGTATTGACCGCATTCCTCCCTCTCTCATCAAAATTACAGTGAGCGAATACGAGCCTGCAGCTCGTTGGATACGCGAAGGGCATCAAGCAGGTCTGATTTCAGCAGATGGCACGGTTTTTCAGGCTGCCTATCAAGGCGAATTACCTGAATTTGATGGTGATATTCGTCACCACAAATTGATGTTAGAACAATATAAAGTATTCAGTACACGTTTAAAATCTTTGCGTTTGAAGATTCTGCGTTTACAATATAGCCCACACGCATCGTGGACAATGATGTTGAACAATGGCATTGAATTGCGATTGGGTAAAGATAATGTTCACGCACGCTTAAACCGTTTTGTAGAAGCCTATCCCAGTATACTCAGTCCGCAAGCGGCGAGTTTAGATTATGTGGATATGCGCTATTCTGATGCATTTGCCACTCGTTTGCGTAGTGATATACCCAAACCTAATAGCGCAAATGAATCAGAAAAAATTAACACACCTACCAAAAGAAAAACACGATAA
- a CDS encoding D-alanine--D-alanine ligase: MQNFGKIAVLMGGFSSEREVSLTSGRAILDALRSKGIDAHAFDPAETNLAELKTQGFQAAFNILHGTYGEDGTVQGALEALGIPYTGCGVLASALGMDKYRCKLIWAALNLPIPPFVVLHDDSDFTAVEQQLGLPLFVKPAAEGSSVGVYKVRNAGELASVYDLLRSQNLHGEILAEQFMSGGEYTCGVFNQQALPTIRIIPKNDFYDWEAKYLRDDTEYLCPSDLSDSDEQQMRELAVKAFAAIGGGNTCGRVDFLKGADGKLYILEVNTLPGMTSHSLIPKAAKQMGIEFADLCVSILQTAYSK, encoded by the coding sequence ATGCAAAACTTTGGCAAAATCGCCGTATTAATGGGCGGATTTTCATCAGAACGAGAAGTTTCTTTAACCAGCGGTCGCGCTATTTTAGATGCACTTCGTAGCAAAGGCATTGATGCACACGCTTTTGACCCAGCCGAAACCAATCTAGCCGAACTCAAAACACAAGGTTTTCAGGCTGCCTTCAATATTTTACACGGCACTTATGGCGAAGATGGCACAGTACAAGGCGCATTGGAAGCATTGGGCATTCCCTATACAGGTTGTGGCGTATTAGCGTCCGCATTAGGCATGGATAAATATCGCTGTAAATTGATTTGGGCGGCATTGAATTTACCGATTCCCCCATTTGTTGTGTTACACGATGACAGCGATTTTACCGCCGTAGAACAACAACTGGGTTTGCCACTATTTGTGAAACCTGCCGCAGAAGGCAGCAGCGTGGGCGTATACAAAGTACGCAACGCAGGCGAATTAGCAAGTGTTTACGATTTATTGCGCTCACAAAATCTGCACGGCGAAATTTTGGCAGAACAATTTATGTCGGGCGGAGAATACACATGTGGTGTATTCAATCAACAAGCCTTGCCAACCATTCGCATCATTCCCAAAAATGATTTTTACGACTGGGAAGCCAAATATTTGCGCGATGATACCGAATACTTATGCCCATCTGATTTAAGCGACAGCGATGAACAACAAATGCGTGAATTGGCAGTTAAAGCATTTGCGGCGATTGGCGGTGGCAATACCTGTGGGCGCGTAGACTTTTTGAAAGGTGCAGATGGCAAATTGTATATTTTAGAAGTGAATACACTCCCAGGTATGACTAGCCACAGCTTAATCCCCAAAGCAGCCAAACAAATGGGCATAGAATTTGCTGATTTGTGTGTTTCTATCTTGCAAACTGCATATAGCAAATAA
- the murC gene encoding UDP-N-acetylmuramate--L-alanine ligase, with product MKNRVKNIHFVGIGGTGMCGIAEVLHNLGFNVSGSDQAQTAVTRYLSNLGIQVYPGHTAEHIAGAEVVVTSTAVKHDNPEVLAAIEQHIPVIPRAMMLAELMRLREGIAIAGTHGKTTTTSLTASILGAAGLDPTFVIGGKLTAAGTNAKLGKGLWLVAEADESDASFLYLSPVITVITNIDEDHMDTYDHSLDKLHQAFVDFVHRMPFYGKAFLCVDNANVRAILPKIKKPFATYAIDDDSADIWATNVETRGAQMTFTAHVRQKENVLSFDVLLNLPGRHNVLNALASIGVALECNASVEAIQTGLSGFAGVGRRFQNYGEIKLPKGGTALVIDDYGHHPIEMQATLAAARGAYPNNRLVLAFQPHRYTRTRDLFEDFVKILSTVDSLVLTEVYAAGEDPIVAADSRALTRAIRVLGKLEPIYCEDVAALPETLLNVLQDGDVLLTMGAGSINRTAQGLLDLTRQTA from the coding sequence ATGAAAAACAGAGTGAAAAATATCCATTTTGTCGGAATCGGCGGTACGGGTATGTGCGGTATCGCCGAAGTTTTGCACAATCTTGGCTTTAACGTGTCGGGTTCAGACCAAGCGCAAACAGCAGTAACGCGTTATTTGAGTAATTTGGGTATCCAAGTGTACCCTGGTCATACGGCAGAACACATTGCTGGCGCAGAAGTCGTGGTTACTTCTACCGCCGTGAAACACGATAACCCAGAAGTTTTGGCTGCGATTGAGCAACATATCCCTGTGATTCCACGCGCCATGATGTTGGCAGAATTGATGCGTTTACGTGAAGGTATTGCGATTGCAGGTACACATGGCAAAACCACTACTACCAGCTTAACCGCATCTATTTTGGGTGCGGCAGGACTTGACCCTACTTTTGTGATTGGTGGTAAATTAACCGCAGCAGGAACCAATGCTAAATTGGGCAAAGGTTTGTGGTTGGTTGCCGAAGCTGATGAAAGTGATGCGTCATTCCTGTATTTATCGCCCGTGATTACCGTCATTACCAATATTGACGAAGACCACATGGACACCTACGACCACAGTTTAGACAAATTGCATCAAGCGTTTGTGGATTTTGTGCATCGTATGCCTTTCTATGGCAAAGCATTTTTGTGTGTGGATAATGCCAATGTACGCGCCATCTTACCCAAAATCAAAAAACCATTTGCAACTTACGCCATTGACGATGACAGCGCAGATATTTGGGCAACGAATGTGGAAACACGCGGCGCACAAATGACATTCACCGCGCACGTTCGCCAAAAAGAAAATGTGTTGTCATTTGATGTTTTGCTGAATTTACCAGGGCGACACAATGTACTCAACGCGTTGGCAAGTATTGGTGTGGCATTGGAATGCAATGCATCGGTTGAAGCCATTCAAACGGGTTTATCAGGATTTGCAGGTGTCGGTCGCCGTTTCCAAAATTATGGCGAAATCAAGCTACCCAAAGGCGGTACTGCTTTGGTCATTGACGACTACGGTCATCATCCGATTGAAATGCAAGCCACATTAGCGGCAGCACGCGGTGCTTATCCCAACAATCGTTTGGTATTGGCATTCCAACCCCATCGCTATACACGCACACGCGATTTGTTTGAAGATTTCGTAAAAATTTTGAGTACAGTGGACAGCTTGGTTTTAACTGAAGTGTATGCAGCAGGTGAAGACCCGATTGTTGCAGCGGATAGTCGTGCACTCACACGCGCTATTCGCGTATTGGGTAAACTGGAACCGATTTATTGCGAAGATGTGGCAGCTCTACCCGAAACCTTGTTAAACGTATTGCAAGATGGTGATGTGTTGCTGACAATGGGCGCGGGCAGCATCAATCGTACCGCACAAGGTTTGCTGGATTTAACCCGTCAAACTGCATAA
- the nudB gene encoding dihydroneopterin triphosphate diphosphatase, with amino-acid sequence MQPEKNKKLPISVLVLLHDYHGNVLLLNRLNPPDFWQSVTGSLDDINEPPFQAALREVFEETGIILPQSVLHDWHYCTEYEIYAHWRHRYADGVTHNMEHWFSAAIDADTPIALSEHSAYQWLPAHQAAEKVFSPSNREIILQWAKQGFQAALS; translated from the coding sequence ATGCAGCCTGAAAAAAACAAAAAACTTCCCATTTCGGTGCTGGTGTTATTGCATGATTATCATGGCAATGTTTTGTTACTCAATCGACTTAATCCACCTGATTTTTGGCAATCGGTAACAGGTAGTTTAGATGATATAAACGAACCGCCTTTTCAGGCTGCCTTACGCGAAGTTTTTGAGGAAACAGGAATTATTTTGCCCCAATCTGTTTTGCACGATTGGCATTATTGTACCGAATACGAAATTTACGCTCATTGGCGACATCGCTATGCTGACGGCGTAACGCACAATATGGAACATTGGTTTTCTGCTGCGATTGATGCAGATACACCGATTGCATTGAGCGAACATTCCGCTTACCAATGGTTACCTGCGCATCAAGCAGCGGAGAAGGTATTTTCGCCGTCCAATCGTGAAATTATTTTACAATGGGCAAAACAAGGTTTTCAGGCTGCCTTATCCTAA
- a CDS encoding mechanosensitive ion channel family protein: MNTEELLNWHNYVSHLFTRHEFTARLLERSMRQTEGWIELGIVFALALVALTIATRLERSKHINRIRFRPLRHPIKRVLFPITLLIFGIAAQIAWKFFGFSAVWLRLLVLAANWMIMIRLILALLHGALPKTSWSDAVERTTAALSWTYFVLWVSGIDDIIITWMKTLEFSAGNGKLNLFTLLTGLLWVGIVMLFMMWLAKWINSKVMASTRLDLNLRIVLSKITKTLLMILSILIALPLVGIDLTVLSVFGGALGVGLGFGLQKIASNYVSGFIILADRSVRPGDRLTVNNFTGYVTEITSRFVVLRSAGGQEALIPNETFVTSTVINESYTEKALYQSLDIQVAYKTDLQLALQIMKDAAAAQERVLQEPEPSAILTGFADNGINLRISFWVSDPENGFAGLFSAILLTIWQRFQEEGIEFPYPQREVRILPHSNKE; this comes from the coding sequence ATGAATACAGAAGAACTGTTGAATTGGCACAATTATGTCAGCCATTTATTTACCCGCCATGAATTTACCGCCCGCTTGTTAGAACGCAGCATGCGTCAAACTGAAGGCTGGATTGAGCTTGGCATCGTTTTCGCATTGGCATTGGTAGCCTTAACCATTGCCACACGTTTGGAACGCAGCAAACATATCAACCGTATTCGTTTTCGTCCCTTGCGTCACCCAATCAAACGCGTATTATTTCCCATTACTTTGCTGATATTCGGCATTGCGGCACAAATTGCGTGGAAATTTTTCGGATTTTCCGCTGTTTGGCTGCGCTTATTGGTTTTAGCCGCCAACTGGATGATTATGATTCGCTTAATATTGGCGTTATTACACGGCGCATTGCCCAAAACTTCATGGAGCGATGCAGTAGAACGAACTACTGCTGCATTGAGTTGGACTTATTTTGTATTGTGGGTTTCAGGCATTGACGACATCATCATCACATGGATGAAAACATTGGAGTTTTCCGCAGGCAACGGTAAATTGAATTTATTTACTTTGCTGACAGGTTTATTGTGGGTCGGCATTGTCATGTTGTTCATGATGTGGCTGGCAAAATGGATTAATAGTAAAGTCATGGCAAGCACTCGCTTGGACTTAAACTTGCGCATTGTATTATCCAAAATCACCAAAACCTTGCTGATGATTTTGTCCATATTGATTGCGCTGCCTTTGGTTGGCATTGATTTGACTGTATTATCGGTATTCGGCGGTGCATTGGGTGTTGGCTTGGGTTTTGGTTTACAGAAAATTGCCAGCAATTATGTCTCTGGTTTTATTATTTTGGCAGACCGTTCCGTGCGCCCTGGTGACCGCTTGACGGTCAATAATTTCACAGGCTATGTAACCGAAATCACATCGCGTTTTGTCGTATTACGCAGCGCAGGCGGACAAGAAGCACTTATTCCAAACGAAACATTTGTAACCAGCACCGTTATCAACGAATCGTATACAGAAAAAGCTTTGTATCAGTCATTGGATATTCAAGTTGCATACAAAACCGATTTGCAGCTTGCCTTACAAATTATGAAAGATGCCGCCGCTGCCCAAGAACGTGTTTTGCAAGAACCTGAACCTTCGGCAATTTTGACGGGATTTGCTGACAATGGCATCAACTTACGCATCAGTTTTTGGGTTAGCGACCCTGAAAACGGTTTTGCTGGTTTATTTTCCGCCATTTTGCTGACCATTTGGCAACGTTTTCAAGAAGAAGGCATTGAATTCCCTTACCCACAACGCGAAGTGCGTATTTTGCCTCACTCAAATAAGGAGTAA
- a CDS encoding proline--tRNA ligase codes for MKASQFFISTLKEAPADATLPSHKLMLRAGLIKANASGLYTWMPMGLRVLRKVEAIVREELNQAGCIELLMPVIQSAELWQESGRWEQYGKELLRLKDRKDAEFCVSPTCEEMITDIVRREITSYKQLPKNFYHIQTKFRDEIRPRFGVMRGREFMMKDAYSFHADLASLQQTYQDMFDAYCKIFNRLGLNFRPVAADTGSIGGTGSHEFQVLADSGEDVIAYSDVSDYAANVELAQTLPLSGCRAEPTQTLSKVHTPNTKTIAALVEFLNVPIETTLKSIVVEGEKEGELVLLLLRGDHEFNDIKAEKLAGVKSPLTMASPESIFAMLGANGGSLGPVGFKGKVYADFATEKAADWVIGANEDDFHYTGFNFGRDAAEPEFVDLRNVVEGDPSPDGKGSLKLARGIEVGHVFQLRDKYAKVMNATFLDNNGKAQIMEMGCYGIGVTRVVAAAIEQNNDERGIIWTDAMAPFTVVIVPMNYKKSADVRDAAEKIYAELLAAGVDVLLDDRDERAGVLLNDSELLGIPHRIVIGERGLKEGVIEYAQRRDTEASSVGVNEIVAKILSVVKL; via the coding sequence ATGAAAGCCTCTCAATTTTTTATTTCTACGCTGAAAGAAGCACCAGCCGACGCCACTTTGCCTAGCCATAAATTGATGTTACGCGCGGGTTTGATTAAAGCCAATGCATCGGGTTTGTACACTTGGATGCCGATGGGTTTGCGAGTGTTGCGTAAAGTGGAAGCGATTGTGCGCGAAGAATTGAATCAAGCAGGTTGCATTGAATTGTTGATGCCTGTGATTCAGTCTGCCGAATTGTGGCAAGAAAGTGGACGTTGGGAGCAATATGGTAAAGAATTATTGCGTTTGAAAGACCGCAAAGATGCGGAATTTTGTGTTAGCCCAACTTGCGAAGAGATGATTACGGACATTGTGCGCCGTGAAATCACGTCATACAAACAGTTGCCAAAAAATTTCTATCACATTCAAACCAAGTTCCGCGATGAAATTCGTCCGCGTTTTGGCGTGATGCGTGGGCGTGAGTTTATGATGAAAGATGCGTATTCATTCCATGCGGATTTGGCATCGCTGCAACAAACGTATCAAGATATGTTTGATGCGTATTGCAAAATTTTCAATCGCTTGGGTTTGAATTTCCGTCCTGTGGCGGCGGATACGGGCAGTATTGGCGGTACGGGTTCGCATGAGTTTCAAGTGTTGGCGGACAGCGGCGAAGATGTGATTGCGTATAGCGATGTTTCGGATTACGCGGCGAATGTGGAATTGGCGCAAACTTTACCGCTTTCAGGCTGCCGTGCTGAACCGACACAAACATTAAGCAAAGTGCATACGCCGAATACCAAAACGATTGCGGCATTGGTGGAATTTTTGAATGTGCCGATTGAAACCACGTTGAAATCGATTGTGGTGGAAGGTGAAAAAGAAGGCGAATTGGTGTTATTGCTGTTGCGTGGCGACCATGAGTTCAATGATATTAAAGCGGAAAAATTAGCAGGTGTGAAATCGCCTTTGACGATGGCTTCACCTGAAAGCATTTTTGCGATGTTGGGTGCGAATGGTGGTTCGTTGGGGCCTGTGGGTTTTAAAGGTAAAGTATATGCGGATTTTGCGACTGAAAAAGCGGCAGATTGGGTGATTGGCGCCAACGAAGACGATTTCCACTACACGGGTTTCAATTTTGGACGTGATGCGGCTGAACCTGAATTTGTGGATTTACGCAATGTGGTGGAGGGCGACCCTAGTCCTGATGGTAAAGGCAGCCTGAAACTGGCGCGTGGTATTGAAGTGGGACACGTTTTCCAATTACGCGATAAATATGCCAAAGTGATGAATGCGACATTCTTGGATAATAATGGTAAAGCGCAAATTATGGAGATGGGTTGCTATGGCATCGGTGTTACGCGTGTGGTGGCGGCAGCGATTGAGCAAAATAATGATGAACGCGGCATTATTTGGACAGATGCAATGGCACCGTTTACGGTGGTGATTGTGCCGATGAATTACAAAAAATCGGCAGATGTTCGCGATGCGGCGGAGAAAATTTATGCGGAATTGTTGGCGGCTGGTGTAGATGTGTTATTGGATGACCGCGATGAACGTGCTGGTGTGTTGCTCAATGACAGCGAATTGTTGGGTATTCCGCATCGCATTGTGATTGGCGAGCGTGGTTTGAAAGAAGGTGTGATTGAATACGCACAACGCCGTGATACGGAAGCCTCTTCGGTGGGTGTGAATGAAATTGTTGCTAAAATTTTATCGGTGGTGAAGCTGTAA